The genomic stretch TGCATATTCAGACAGCTATGCACACGCTGATGGAGGGCCGCACTAGCTTTGTCATCGCCCATCGACTCAGTACGATTCGCGAGGCTGACCAAATACTAGTCATCAATCAGGGCGGCATAACCGAGCGCGGCACACATGATGAGCTGTTGTCGAAGCGCGGCTTCTATTACGAGCTGTATAACAGCCAGTTCAAGCGTTCTGGGTGATATGGCGAGTCCGATCTCCGTTACGTCCATATGATTTGCAACACAAAATAAAGGATTGCTCTTACAGGTCATAGACCTTAAAGAGTAATCCCTTATTTCTTCTCTATATAAGTTGAACATAAAAATGAAGTATAAGCGAAGCGAGAAGATCGTTCTGGAGAAACGAAGTGTTCGCCTTTGCAGTCCATATTCTTACCTTTAAATGTTTTACAAAATCAAAGAATCTGGCTGCAACCGCGATCGTAAGAATGATCTACTTGCGCAGCGCATACTACGTAAATTTTATTTCGACCTATATATACTATTGATTAGCAGCCAAGAAAGCCTGTGTTTGGCTTTCCATTTCCGCTTTCACTTTGTCAATTCCTGCAGCGTTTAGCTTCTCAATCAACTGAACGTACGCTGCGTCTACATCCTTCACGGCTCCGATAAAAATCGGGCTTCCGTATTGCGTGGATACATTCGCAATATTCGCAATTTGACTCTTCACATTCTCTGTATTAAAGGTGAAAGCAGCATACTTAAGCGGCATGAGCTTATCTCCAACAGAGTTGATATGGTCAACATAAGATTGCGGCCAATTTGCCATTGGCTTAATGAGATCCTTATTTACAAACCAGAAGCCGCTTGAATCCGCAGGGAATGTATTGTTTTCCGAAGTTATACCTTCTGGCAATGAAATTTTATCATCCTCGGTTATAATATAGTTTTTGCCTTCGATACCGAAGGAAAGCAGATACACATACTCAGGGTCGTGCATAATCAAATCCATCGCCTGCAGCGCACGCTCTGGATACTTCGAATTAGCTGCAACAGCCAAGCCGTTATTGAGCCAAGTGTTTTGTGGTGCGTGTCCGCCTGGAGATGTTGCTGTAATAATTTCTACCTCAATGCCTTTACTTGCACAAAGCTCGGTTACAGCAGCAACATCAAGAGAGTTGCCTAGCGCAACGCCAGATTTGCCTTCACAGAAATTGTCCTTCGAACGTGTTTTGTTCGCATACGGATTTTTGTTGACATAACCTTTGTCATACCATTCCTTCATAATGTTCGCTGCATACTTGGCAGCGCTTAGGAACGGCTCTTCAACGGTTGTGAAAATTTCACCTGATGAATCCTCATAGTCATAGGCAAGCCCTTGTGCCATTGGATTACCCGAATCAAGCGGCTGTGTATATGCAATTTTCTCATTTGTCAGATATAGGAATGGTGTTGGCAAGTCGAATTGGCTGTCCAGGTTCAGACCGACCATTTCCGGCTCATTTTTCTTAATCGCTTCTAAATAAGGCCC from Paenibacillus sp. FSL H8-0548 encodes the following:
- a CDS encoding ABC transporter substrate-binding protein, with translation MKKKMNFGIISLLLLSLVLSACSSNGNKGVESSGSNESSGSQSANGIDNSKEVKLTMYLLGDAPKGMPEVMDEVNKKLKEDINATLDLNYIGWGEVQSKYPLILASGENVDIIFAADWNFYVQEAMKGAYYELNTDLLNKYMPKQMAKLDPAALKAAEIKGVPYMVPTSTPDRKASVAVIRKDLREKYGIGEITKFSELGPYLEAIKKNEPEMVGLNLDSQFDLPTPFLYLTNEKIAYTQPLDSGNPMAQGLAYDYEDSSGEIFTTVEEPFLSAAKYAANIMKEWYDKGYVNKNPYANKTRSKDNFCEGKSGVALGNSLDVAAVTELCASKGIEVEIITATSPGGHAPQNTWLNNGLAVAANSKYPERALQAMDLIMHDPEYVYLLSFGIEGKNYIITEDDKISLPEGITSENNTFPADSSGFWFVNKDLIKPMANWPQSYVDHINSVGDKLMPLKYAAFTFNTENVKSQIANIANVSTQYGSPIFIGAVKDVDAAYVQLIEKLNAAGIDKVKAEMESQTQAFLAANQ